The segment GTAGGGGAGTATATCCCAAGTCCCCTTTAAGATCGATCAATGCTCCATTTTGAAGAAATACAAGAGCATCATTTAAAGAATTATTTCTAGCTGCAATATGTAAAACTGTATCATCCATACCTCCTACTTGATTTATATCTTTAATAGTGTCACCAAAAAAATCAGGATGCATCTCATATTTTTTTAAAATACATAATAATTCTTTTTCCATTAATAATACCCATATTCCTGCATCAGCTACGACTGCTAAAGTAATTACAACTCCTCAGCCCACAACCCAATTGGATCCTGATTCACAAACCGTCCGGCCTCAGGCTCGTAATATCTCATCAGGTTGTAATGCAGCCCTGTTTCTTTATCAAAGTATTGGTTTTGCAATCTAAACGGCTGGTGCGCATTCTTGTAAACCCGCTCATCTTTTTTCAGACGACCCCAGGCGGTGTATTCGCCGAACCACAAGAGGTTACCGTGGATGTCGGTCATCTCTCTTGGGATGCCGAACGGGTCGTAGGCGTAGCGGCGGTTAAGTACGGTACCAAAAAGGTCATCTGAAAATATCGAATCTTACTTTTTGGTTTTTTTCTTAGGATTTAATTCTTCTTTACGTTGCTTATAAAATTGCCAATATTTTTTGTCTTCCATAGAGAAAGGTGTGTAACGTAGCTCATTATAAGTTAGGTCAAAATATTTATAGGCATTTTCCATATCACCCAATTCGTAATAAACGATTCCTGTCCATATAAACACACCTGCTGCAGGTTCATCTTTTCGTGCCTCAAGTGCAACTAACATCCACTCAAGGGCTTTTTGATAATCACCTAATTTTTTATAACTTTCTGAAATACCACAGGCGATTGCCGAAGTAGGCTCAACGAATTGAGTGGCTGGTTTGGGTAAAAGTTCCCATGCTTGATTCAGAATATCAATGCTTTCCTCCGGCGTAGTTGCATCATTTGAGTTACATACAAAATCATTGATTTTTTTGTTTAATTCATAATTTACTTGATCTAAATACATAATTTATCCTTCTTATGTGCATTCTTTAAAGAGTATTTATTACCATGTTGGTCCGGTTGTGTACCTGTTCCAAGGGTTATAGCTATAGGAATCGGTGTAGATATAGGTATATCTACCATCCGGCTGAACTTTCTGCAAGAGGTAACTGCCGTCCCAAACAAATCCGGTTTCCTCTTCGAAGCCGTCTGAAACTTCTTCGTTTTTCAGACGGCCTTAATGTTTTATCAGGTTTCTATTAAATATGTAACTTATTGTTTGTAATATCCCATTAGGTTTCTAATTTCTTTAGATTTCTTTTTATCGTGATATTCTTCAGATGTATAATGTTTTGCATCATATCCAAACTCATTTTTTATATTTGTTTTAGCTCCATTTTTTAAAAGAATTTCAATAATATCAAGATTTCCATGAAGACAAGCATTTTGAATAGGAGTGAAATTTAATTCACCTTGTTGATTGACATTTGCTCCATTTTCTATTAATAGAATAACATCTTTTTTAGATTGGGAATTAACTGCTAAATTTAATAATGCTTCTCCCATAGATCCTAAGTCATGTACGGAGGTTATAGGACTATGATTCAAAAAACTAGGGAAATCCTGATATTTAAAAAAAAGATTTTTCAAGGAATTATTCATAATTTAGCCTCATAAAGAATTTATTTAGTATATTCAGATTTTGCTTTTTCTTTTAAAGCATCTAGCCTATTTTAACAACCATTTATTTTGATTGTATGTCTCCAGGGTTACATTTTTCTGTCCCAATTAGTTATAACTCGATACATCTTTTGGCATGATTAATTTGCGCACTTAGAGTTGCGCATATAGACGCTTGAGGTGGTACTGGGGTATCACAAAACCTTTTCGCTAGTTGATATTCTCGATCACGTTTATCAGATTTATTATTT is part of the Veillonella nakazawae genome and harbors:
- a CDS encoding RHS repeat domain-containing protein; translation: MTDIHGNLLWFGEYTAWGRLKKDERVYKNAHQPFRLQNQYFDKETGLHYNLMRYYEPEAGRFVNQDPIGLWAEEL
- a CDS encoding tetratricopeptide repeat protein — its product is MYLDQVNYELNKKINDFVCNSNDATTPEESIDILNQAWELLPKPATQFVEPTSAIACGISESYKKLGDYQKALEWMLVALEARKDEPAAGVFIWTGIVYYELGDMENAYKYFDLTYNELRYTPFSMEDKKYWQFYKQRKEELNPKKKTKK
- a CDS encoding ankyrin repeat domain-containing protein, yielding MGEALLNLAVNSQSKKDVILLIENGANVNQQGELNFTPIQNACLHGNLDIIEILLKNGAKTNIKNEFGYDAKHYTSEEYHDKKKSKEIRNLMGYYKQ